One window of the Populus nigra chromosome 4, ddPopNigr1.1, whole genome shotgun sequence genome contains the following:
- the LOC133691438 gene encoding transcription factor bHLH67-like isoform X1, with translation MERLEGPINPCFLGEHNLDLECLDQRFINTESLRFGEERPYFSSPIFDEKMPFLQMLQTVETPPTFPFKEPCFQTLLKLQHLKKPWNMNNYYMPETESQVQPPELESCVTHDIFDLHSPVKSETRELPNPHSNSSLEGVSPEPAEPYSGSLIPLGTQPQTVPNIKTQFSKSTTITTRERRKRKRTRPTKNKEEVESQRMNHIAVERKRRRLMNDHLNSLRSFMPPSYVQRGDQASIIGGAIDFVKELEQLLQSLEAQKRMKEIEAGSTIGISSNQYFTSPPQSDNLAEKGGKCEEKRTVKKKSEAAEIEVTAVQNHVNLKIKCQRSLGQLVRAIVALEELSLTVLHLNISSSQATILYSFNLKLEDDCELGSTDEVAAAVHQIFSSFNG, from the exons ATGGAGAGGCTCGAAGGACCCATTAATCCTTGT TTCTTAGGGGAGCATAACTTGGATTTGGAATGCTTAGACCAACGATTTATCAATACAGAAAGCTTAAGATTTGGAGAAGAAAGACCATACTTTTCAAGCCCAATCTTTGATGAAAAAATGCCTTTTCTTCAAATGCTTCAAACAGTAGAAACCCCACCCACTTTTCCCTTCAAAGAACCCTGCTTTCAGACACTACTCAAACTCCAACACCTCAAAAAACCATGGAATATGAACAATTATTACATGCCTGAAACAGAAAGCCAAGTTCAACCACCGGAGCTTGAAAGTTGTGTCACCCATGACATATTTGATTTACACTCACCAGTCAAATCTGAAACCAGAGAACTCCCAAACCCACATTCAAATTCCTCCCTCGAAGGTGTAAGTCCTGAGCCCGCTGAACCCTATTCAGGCTCCTTAATTCCATTGGGTACTCAACCACAAACCGTACCTAATATTAAGACCCAGTTCTCCAAATCCACTACAATAACCAccagagaaagaagaaagagaaagcgTACAAGGCCAACcaagaacaaagaagaagtAGAGAGCCAACGCATGAACCACATTGCTGTTGAACGCAAACGTCGTCGCCTAATGAACGACCATCTTAACTCTCTCCGTTCTTTCATGCCACCCTCTTATGTTCAAAGG GGTGATCAGGCATCTATAATAGGAGGTGCAATAGACTTTGTGAAGGAACTAGAGCAGCTTCTTCAATCTCTTGAAGcacaaaaaagaatgaaagaaatagAAGCAGGCTCCACCATCGGCATTTCATCCAACCAATACTTTACTTCGCCCCCACAAAGTGACAATCTGGCGGAGAAAGGAGGCAAATGTGAAGAGAAAAGAACAGTGAAGAAGAAGTCGGAGGCGGCGGAGATAGAGGTAACTGCTGTACAAAACCATGTAAATTTGAAGATAAAGTGTCAAAGAAGTCTTGGGCAGTTGGTGAGAGCTATTGTTGCATTGGAGGAACTTAGCCTTACAGTTTTGCACCTTAACATTAGTTCTTCCCAAGCAACAATTCTTTACTCTTTCAATCTTAAG TTAGAGGATGATTGTGAGCTGGGATCCACAGATGAGGTAGCAGCAGCAGTTCATCAAATATTCAGCAGTTTCAACGGCTAG
- the LOC133691438 gene encoding transcription factor bHLH70-like isoform X2: MPFLQMLQTVETPPTFPFKEPCFQTLLKLQHLKKPWNMNNYYMPETESQVQPPELESCVTHDIFDLHSPVKSETRELPNPHSNSSLEGVSPEPAEPYSGSLIPLGTQPQTVPNIKTQFSKSTTITTRERRKRKRTRPTKNKEEVESQRMNHIAVERKRRRLMNDHLNSLRSFMPPSYVQRGDQASIIGGAIDFVKELEQLLQSLEAQKRMKEIEAGSTIGISSNQYFTSPPQSDNLAEKGGKCEEKRTVKKKSEAAEIEVTAVQNHVNLKIKCQRSLGQLVRAIVALEELSLTVLHLNISSSQATILYSFNLKLEDDCELGSTDEVAAAVHQIFSSFNG; the protein is encoded by the exons ATGCCTTTTCTTCAAATGCTTCAAACAGTAGAAACCCCACCCACTTTTCCCTTCAAAGAACCCTGCTTTCAGACACTACTCAAACTCCAACACCTCAAAAAACCATGGAATATGAACAATTATTACATGCCTGAAACAGAAAGCCAAGTTCAACCACCGGAGCTTGAAAGTTGTGTCACCCATGACATATTTGATTTACACTCACCAGTCAAATCTGAAACCAGAGAACTCCCAAACCCACATTCAAATTCCTCCCTCGAAGGTGTAAGTCCTGAGCCCGCTGAACCCTATTCAGGCTCCTTAATTCCATTGGGTACTCAACCACAAACCGTACCTAATATTAAGACCCAGTTCTCCAAATCCACTACAATAACCAccagagaaagaagaaagagaaagcgTACAAGGCCAACcaagaacaaagaagaagtAGAGAGCCAACGCATGAACCACATTGCTGTTGAACGCAAACGTCGTCGCCTAATGAACGACCATCTTAACTCTCTCCGTTCTTTCATGCCACCCTCTTATGTTCAAAGG GGTGATCAGGCATCTATAATAGGAGGTGCAATAGACTTTGTGAAGGAACTAGAGCAGCTTCTTCAATCTCTTGAAGcacaaaaaagaatgaaagaaatagAAGCAGGCTCCACCATCGGCATTTCATCCAACCAATACTTTACTTCGCCCCCACAAAGTGACAATCTGGCGGAGAAAGGAGGCAAATGTGAAGAGAAAAGAACAGTGAAGAAGAAGTCGGAGGCGGCGGAGATAGAGGTAACTGCTGTACAAAACCATGTAAATTTGAAGATAAAGTGTCAAAGAAGTCTTGGGCAGTTGGTGAGAGCTATTGTTGCATTGGAGGAACTTAGCCTTACAGTTTTGCACCTTAACATTAGTTCTTCCCAAGCAACAATTCTTTACTCTTTCAATCTTAAG TTAGAGGATGATTGTGAGCTGGGATCCACAGATGAGGTAGCAGCAGCAGTTCATCAAATATTCAGCAGTTTCAACGGCTAG